In Synechococcus sp. KORDI-100, a single window of DNA contains:
- the gyrA gene encoding DNA gyrase subunit A: MADSVGPGGGGPGDSDDRIIQTDLRNEMSRSYLEYAMSVIVGRALPDARDGLKPVHRRILYAMYELGLTSDRPYRKCARVVGEVLGKYHPHGDTAVYDALVRMAQDFSMSMPLIDGHGNFGSVDNDPPAAMRYTESRLQALTTDSLLEDIEAETVDFADNFDGSQQEPTVLPARIPQLLLNGSAGIAVGMATNIPPHNLNELIDGLLALIENPEISDQDLIRLIPGPDFPTGGQILGRDGIRETYLGGRGSVTMRGVAGIETIEAPGRPDRDAVIITELPYQTNKAALIERIAELVNDKKLEGISDIRDESDRDGMRIVVELRRDAYPQVVLNNLFKLTPLQSNFSAYMLALVKGEPILLTLRRMLEVFLDFRVETIERRTRYLLRKAEERDHILLGLLLALDQLDPIIALIRAASDTATARAQLQERHGLTDVQADAILQMQLRRLTALEADKIRLEHEDLVTKIADYKDILGRRERVFGIIQAELGQLRDRYPTPRRTEILDLGGGLSDIDLIANERSVVLLTETGYLKRMPVSEFEATSRGTRGKAGTRSQGEDAVKLFISCNDHDTLVLFSDRGVSYALPAYRVPQCSRAAKGTPVVQLLPIPREEAITSLIPVSEFNDDTDLLMLTTGGFIKRTRLSAFSNIRSNGLIAINLEEGDALTWVRLAVPGDSVLIGSKAGMTIHFRLSDEELRPLGRTARGVRSMNLRDGDALVSMDVLPVELADQVAASADDEEDAVSEGPWVLVASASGLGKRVPVTQFRLQKRAGMGLRAMKFRTEADELVGLSVLGAGEELLLVSEKGVIVRTSADAIPQQSRAATGVRLQKLDKGDRLLKVVLVPPEAEDDSADDTSSDDTATDEQDS; the protein is encoded by the coding sequence ATTCTGTGGGGCCCGGCGGTGGCGGTCCCGGTGATTCCGATGACCGGATCATCCAGACGGATCTGCGCAACGAAATGTCGCGGTCATATTTGGAATACGCGATGAGTGTGATCGTGGGACGGGCGCTGCCCGATGCCCGCGACGGACTCAAGCCGGTGCATCGGCGGATTCTCTACGCGATGTACGAGCTAGGGCTCACCAGCGACCGGCCGTATCGAAAGTGCGCCCGTGTGGTGGGTGAGGTCCTTGGTAAGTACCACCCCCATGGAGACACGGCGGTCTATGACGCCCTGGTGCGCATGGCCCAGGATTTTTCGATGTCGATGCCCCTGATTGATGGGCACGGCAATTTCGGTTCGGTGGACAACGATCCACCAGCTGCGATGCGATACACCGAATCGCGGCTGCAGGCACTCACCACCGACAGCCTGCTGGAGGACATCGAGGCCGAGACGGTTGATTTCGCTGACAACTTCGATGGGTCTCAACAGGAGCCGACGGTATTGCCGGCCCGGATTCCACAGTTGCTCCTCAACGGTTCAGCCGGCATTGCCGTTGGGATGGCGACCAACATCCCGCCGCACAACCTGAATGAACTCATTGATGGTCTGCTGGCCCTGATTGAGAATCCCGAAATCTCGGATCAGGATCTGATCCGCCTGATTCCAGGGCCGGATTTCCCAACCGGAGGCCAGATCCTCGGCCGTGACGGCATCCGTGAGACCTATCTCGGTGGCCGCGGATCGGTGACGATGCGCGGGGTGGCCGGCATCGAAACGATTGAAGCGCCCGGGCGCCCAGACCGTGATGCGGTGATCATCACGGAGCTTCCCTACCAGACCAACAAAGCCGCGTTGATCGAACGGATCGCCGAATTGGTCAATGACAAGAAGCTGGAGGGCATCTCCGACATCCGCGATGAAAGCGATCGCGATGGCATGCGGATCGTCGTTGAACTGCGCAGGGATGCCTACCCGCAGGTCGTGTTGAACAATCTGTTCAAACTCACACCGCTGCAAAGCAATTTCAGCGCCTACATGCTGGCGCTGGTGAAAGGGGAGCCGATCCTTCTCACCTTGCGCCGCATGCTGGAGGTCTTCCTCGACTTCCGAGTCGAGACGATCGAGCGGCGTACCCGCTACCTGCTGCGCAAGGCTGAGGAACGGGATCACATCCTGCTGGGCCTGCTGCTGGCCCTTGACCAGCTCGATCCGATCATTGCCCTGATCCGCGCAGCGTCCGATACAGCAACTGCCCGGGCTCAACTCCAAGAGCGCCACGGGCTAACAGATGTTCAGGCGGACGCGATTCTGCAGATGCAGTTGCGACGTCTGACCGCTTTAGAGGCCGACAAGATTCGACTTGAACATGAGGATCTGGTCACCAAGATCGCTGACTACAAGGACATTCTTGGCCGGCGTGAACGGGTCTTCGGAATCATCCAGGCTGAGCTTGGGCAACTGCGTGATCGTTACCCGACGCCTCGCCGCACCGAAATCCTTGATCTCGGTGGCGGGCTCTCCGATATCGACCTGATCGCCAATGAACGCTCGGTGGTTCTGCTGACCGAGACCGGCTATCTCAAGCGGATGCCTGTCAGTGAGTTCGAAGCGACCAGCCGCGGGACGCGCGGCAAAGCCGGAACCCGCAGCCAGGGTGAAGATGCGGTGAAGCTGTTCATCAGCTGCAACGACCACGACACGTTGGTGTTGTTCAGCGACCGCGGGGTGTCCTATGCCCTGCCTGCCTACCGTGTACCCCAGTGCAGCCGTGCGGCCAAGGGCACGCCCGTGGTTCAGTTGCTGCCGATTCCCAGGGAGGAGGCGATCACTTCGTTGATTCCGGTCTCGGAGTTCAACGACGACACTGATTTGCTGATGCTCACCACAGGGGGCTTCATCAAGCGCACCCGCCTCTCGGCCTTCAGCAACATCCGCTCCAATGGCCTGATCGCCATCAATCTGGAGGAAGGCGATGCCCTCACCTGGGTGCGCCTCGCGGTCCCAGGCGACAGCGTCTTGATCGGCTCCAAAGCCGGAATGACCATCCACTTCCGGCTCAGTGATGAGGAGTTGAGGCCCCTGGGACGCACCGCCCGAGGCGTCCGTTCGATGAACCTGCGCGATGGCGATGCCTTGGTGAGTATGGATGTGCTTCCGGTGGAACTGGCCGATCAGGTGGCCGCCAGCGCAGACGACGAAGAGGATGCCGTGAGTGAAGGTCCCTGGGTGCTTGTGGCTTCGGCCTCGGGCCTGGGCAAGCGCGTACCGGTGACGCAATTCCGATTGCAGAAGCGGGCCGGCATGGGCCTGCGGGCGATGAAGTTCCGCACCGAAGCCGATGAGCTGGTGGGGCTGAGTGTGCTCGGTGCCGGTGAGGAATTGCTGCTGGTGAGCGAGAAGGGGGTGATCGTGCGCACCAGCGCCGATGCGATTCCCCAGCAATCCCGTGCTGCCACGGGGGTGCGTCTGCAGAAGCTTGACAAGGGCGATCGGCTGCTCAAGGTGGTGCTTGTGCCGCCGGAGGCCGAAGACGACTCCGCTGACGACACCTCTTCAGACGACACCGCAACAGACGAGCAGGACAGCTGA
- the crtL gene encoding lycopene beta cyclase — MAEPVDVLVLGGGPAALCIASELNQRGVRVAGVAPDPVDAPWPNTYGIWADELKMVGLEPLLEHRWSDTVSYFGEGGSTAQDRCHAHGIDYGLFDRAALQRWWLERADGVVWHQDTAERVAVNGSTTSVSCASGTTLQARLVIDASGSRTPHIRRPDQGPVAGQAAYGVVGRFSQPPIEPGRFVLMDYRCDHLSGAQREEPPTFLYAMDLGDGVFFVEETSLALAPGVPYDVLKQRLQQRLDQRDVEITEVIDEEFCLFPMNLPLPDRRQPVLAFGGAASMVHPASGYMVGSLLRRGPDLALAIADALSNPAMGSVALAKRGWQALWPIELVLRHQLYQFGLSRLMGFNEGLLRTHFATFFSLPREEWFGFLTNTLPLPRLMTVMLQLFAMAPWELRRGLVLGAPGPQSPTFAQSSG; from the coding sequence TTGGCTGAGCCGGTGGATGTGCTGGTGCTGGGGGGCGGTCCTGCTGCTCTCTGCATCGCTTCGGAGCTGAACCAACGGGGCGTGCGTGTTGCTGGCGTTGCCCCCGATCCGGTTGATGCTCCCTGGCCGAACACCTACGGCATCTGGGCCGATGAACTGAAAATGGTGGGGCTCGAGCCGTTGCTTGAGCACCGCTGGAGCGACACCGTCAGTTATTTCGGTGAAGGCGGATCAACGGCTCAGGATCGGTGTCATGCCCATGGGATCGACTACGGCTTATTCGATCGGGCTGCCCTGCAGCGGTGGTGGCTGGAGCGGGCCGACGGCGTGGTTTGGCATCAGGACACGGCCGAACGGGTGGCGGTGAACGGTTCAACCACCAGTGTCAGCTGTGCATCAGGAACCACGTTGCAGGCTCGCCTTGTGATCGATGCCTCCGGCTCGCGCACACCCCACATTCGCCGCCCTGATCAGGGTCCGGTGGCGGGCCAGGCGGCCTACGGCGTGGTGGGGCGCTTCTCCCAACCGCCGATTGAGCCGGGTCGCTTTGTGTTGATGGACTACCGCTGTGATCACCTCAGCGGAGCGCAGCGCGAGGAACCTCCAACGTTCCTGTATGCGATGGATCTGGGCGATGGGGTGTTCTTCGTGGAGGAAACCTCGCTCGCCCTGGCACCGGGCGTTCCCTACGACGTGCTCAAGCAGCGCTTGCAGCAGCGCCTGGATCAGCGGGATGTGGAGATCACCGAAGTGATCGATGAGGAGTTCTGCCTCTTCCCCATGAACCTGCCGTTGCCGGATCGCCGTCAGCCGGTGCTGGCCTTCGGTGGTGCGGCGAGCATGGTGCATCCAGCCTCGGGCTACATGGTGGGGTCATTGCTGCGGCGGGGACCTGATCTGGCTCTGGCGATTGCCGATGCCCTCTCCAATCCAGCCATGGGATCAGTGGCCTTGGCAAAACGGGGCTGGCAGGCGCTCTGGCCGATCGAATTGGTGCTGCGCCATCAGCTGTATCAATTTGGGCTGAGTCGGTTGATGGGCTTCAACGAAGGGTTGCTGCGCACCCACTTCGCCACGTTCTTTTCGCTGCCGCGTGAGGAGTGGTTTGGATTTCTCACCAACACGTTGCCGCTGCCACGACTGATGACCGTGATGCTGCAACTGTTCGCGATGGCTCCATGGGAGCTTCGTCGCGGCTTGGTGCTGGGAGCTCCCGGGCCTCAGAGCCCCACGTTTGCCCAGTCCAGTGGCTGA
- a CDS encoding glycoside hydrolase family 57 protein, translating to MTKGALALVLHAHLPYVRSTEPGSLEEDWFFQALIECYLPLLEVLEQAVQNPEAQPRITIGLSPTLLSLLSDGELKQRFAQWLDDRLRLLPRAADALRPAAQHLAATIKRHRQGWLDCDGDLIGRFASLQKQGIADLLTCGATHGYLPLLRQNPEAIRGQLRTAVREHQRLIGERPLGIWLPECAYYEGLDLWMRDAGLRYAVLDGHGLLHGKPRPRFGVYAPICSRSGVAFFGRDSEATLPVWSAKDGYPGDPHYREFHRDLGWDLPIEALSSLGLDQPRPLGLKLHRVTDHQLPLDQKQPYQPAIAEQQVRQHARHYLQGRRRQLDRLSHSMDISPLLVAPFDAELFGHWWFEGPHFLSELFRQGPSEGVVFTRLRDVLSAAGQLQLCDPCPSSWGQGGYHNYWLNDTNAWVVAEWGRAGDAMVRRCSRGVARETDLLLLQQAARELLLAQSSDWSFILRAGTTTGLAKERIQRHLDRFWTLMSAMDGQEPLPDGWFEAVRSDDRLFPLIQPLDWANVGL from the coding sequence GTGACCAAAGGCGCTCTCGCCCTGGTTCTTCACGCCCACTTGCCGTACGTCCGTTCCACTGAGCCTGGCTCGCTCGAAGAGGATTGGTTTTTCCAGGCTTTGATCGAGTGTTACCTCCCCCTTCTGGAGGTTCTTGAGCAGGCCGTCCAGAACCCGGAGGCCCAGCCCAGAATCACCATCGGCCTGTCTCCAACACTGCTCTCGCTCCTCAGCGATGGAGAACTGAAGCAGCGCTTTGCGCAATGGCTGGATGACAGGCTCAGGCTGTTGCCTCGGGCCGCCGACGCCCTCAGGCCGGCAGCGCAGCATCTTGCGGCCACCATCAAGCGCCACCGGCAGGGCTGGCTGGACTGCGACGGAGACCTGATCGGACGCTTCGCGAGCCTCCAGAAGCAGGGCATTGCTGACCTGCTCACCTGCGGAGCCACCCATGGATATCTCCCCTTGCTCCGCCAGAACCCTGAAGCGATCAGAGGTCAGCTGCGGACAGCGGTACGGGAGCACCAACGACTGATCGGAGAGCGTCCCCTCGGGATCTGGCTGCCCGAATGCGCTTATTACGAGGGTCTTGATCTCTGGATGCGCGATGCCGGGCTGCGCTACGCCGTTCTTGACGGTCATGGCCTGCTGCATGGCAAACCCCGACCCCGTTTCGGTGTTTATGCCCCGATCTGCAGCCGCAGTGGCGTTGCATTCTTCGGCCGGGACAGTGAAGCCACTTTGCCGGTCTGGTCAGCCAAAGACGGTTACCCCGGAGATCCCCACTACCGGGAGTTCCATCGCGACCTGGGATGGGATCTTCCCATCGAGGCACTCTCTTCTCTGGGCCTGGATCAACCGCGTCCCCTCGGCCTCAAGCTGCACAGGGTGACCGATCATCAGCTGCCGCTGGACCAGAAACAGCCCTATCAGCCGGCAATCGCCGAGCAGCAGGTTCGCCAACACGCCCGTCATTACCTGCAAGGACGCCGACGGCAACTGGATCGACTCAGCCACTCGATGGACATCAGCCCTCTTCTGGTCGCTCCATTTGACGCTGAACTGTTCGGACACTGGTGGTTCGAGGGTCCCCACTTCCTCTCGGAACTGTTCCGTCAGGGTCCCAGCGAGGGCGTGGTGTTCACCCGCCTGAGAGATGTGCTGAGCGCAGCAGGTCAGCTGCAGTTGTGCGACCCCTGTCCGTCGAGTTGGGGACAGGGTGGTTACCACAACTACTGGCTCAATGACACGAACGCCTGGGTCGTGGCCGAGTGGGGGCGTGCCGGTGATGCCATGGTGCGTCGCTGCAGCCGCGGAGTGGCACGGGAAACCGATCTGCTTCTGCTGCAACAGGCCGCGCGGGAACTGCTGCTGGCCCAGTCATCCGACTGGAGCTTCATCCTGAGAGCCGGGACCACAACAGGGCTGGCGAAGGAACGGATCCAACGACACCTGGACCGCTTCTGGACCCTGATGAGCGCCATGGACGGGCAGGAACCGCTTCCGGATGGCTGGTTCGAAGCTGTTCGTTCAGACGATCGTCTGTTCCCTCTGATTCAGCCACTGGACTGGGCAAACGTGGGGCTCTGA
- a CDS encoding 2-isopropylmalate synthase, with protein sequence MAKDPGRVLIFDTTLRDGEQSPGASLNLEEKLAIAQQLARLGVDVIEAGFPFASAGDFSAVQRIAQQVGGEQGPVICGLARASKADIKACAGAVAPAPCRRIHTFIATSDIHLEHKLRKSRADVLQIVPEMVAYARSLVEDVEFSCEDAGRSDPEFLYQVIEAAIAAGATTINIPDTVGYTTPTEFGSLIEGINDHVPNIEEAIISVHGHNDLGLAVANFLEAVKNGARQLECTINGIGERAGNASLEELVMALHVRRRYYNPYFGREADSPTPLTGVRTEEITKTSRLVSNLTGMVVQPNKAIVGANAFAHESGIHQDGVLKNRLTYEIIDARTVGLSDNRISLGKLSGRSAVRARLEELGYDLTREDLDEAFARFKDLADRKREITDRDLEAIVSEQVQQPDARFVLGLVQVSCGSSLRPTATVTLADEEGGERTGSAVGTGPVDAVCRALNDLAGVPNELVEFSVKSVTEGIDAMGEVTIRLRRDGSLFSGHSADTDVVVAAAQAFINALNRLVAGMEKPPLHPQKDVVVAEPRPSL encoded by the coding sequence ATGGCCAAGGATCCTGGTCGCGTTCTGATTTTTGACACCACCCTTCGGGATGGTGAGCAATCCCCTGGAGCCAGTCTCAATCTTGAGGAAAAGCTGGCGATCGCCCAGCAACTGGCGCGGCTTGGGGTGGATGTGATCGAAGCAGGGTTCCCGTTTGCCAGTGCCGGAGATTTCTCGGCGGTGCAGAGGATCGCCCAGCAGGTGGGAGGCGAACAGGGCCCTGTCATCTGCGGCCTCGCCCGGGCATCCAAAGCCGACATCAAGGCCTGTGCCGGCGCCGTGGCACCGGCTCCATGCCGGCGCATCCACACGTTCATCGCCACCAGCGACATTCATCTCGAGCACAAGCTGCGCAAGAGCCGCGCTGACGTGCTGCAGATCGTCCCGGAGATGGTGGCCTATGCCCGGTCGTTGGTTGAGGACGTTGAGTTTTCCTGTGAAGATGCCGGCCGCAGCGATCCGGAGTTCCTTTATCAGGTGATCGAGGCTGCGATCGCAGCCGGTGCCACCACGATCAACATTCCTGACACCGTCGGTTACACCACACCAACGGAATTCGGGTCATTGATCGAAGGCATCAACGACCATGTCCCGAACATCGAGGAGGCCATCATTTCCGTGCATGGCCACAACGATCTGGGATTGGCCGTCGCGAATTTTCTTGAGGCCGTCAAGAACGGTGCCCGACAGCTTGAGTGCACGATCAACGGCATCGGGGAACGTGCCGGTAATGCCTCCCTTGAGGAGCTAGTGATGGCACTGCATGTGCGACGTCGTTACTACAACCCCTACTTCGGGCGAGAGGCTGACAGTCCGACTCCACTGACCGGTGTGCGCACGGAAGAAATCACCAAGACGTCTCGTCTGGTGTCCAACCTCACCGGCATGGTGGTCCAGCCCAACAAGGCCATTGTGGGCGCCAATGCTTTCGCCCATGAATCGGGCATTCACCAGGACGGGGTCCTGAAAAACCGCCTCACCTACGAGATCATCGATGCCCGGACCGTTGGCCTGAGTGACAACAGGATTTCACTGGGCAAACTCAGTGGCCGCAGTGCGGTTCGGGCACGACTCGAGGAACTGGGATACGACCTCACCCGTGAGGATCTCGATGAAGCGTTCGCCCGCTTCAAGGACCTGGCGGATCGCAAACGGGAAATCACCGACAGGGATCTCGAGGCGATAGTCAGCGAACAGGTTCAGCAACCGGATGCACGCTTCGTGCTGGGGCTGGTCCAGGTGAGTTGCGGCAGCAGTCTGCGACCAACAGCCACGGTCACACTTGCGGACGAAGAGGGAGGCGAACGCACCGGATCAGCCGTTGGGACCGGACCGGTGGACGCGGTGTGTCGAGCTCTGAATGATCTGGCCGGGGTTCCCAACGAGCTGGTGGAGTTCTCGGTCAAGTCCGTCACCGAAGGGATTGATGCCATGGGTGAAGTCACCATCCGGCTGAGACGGGACGGATCCCTGTTTTCCGGTCATTCCGCCGATACCGATGTGGTCGTTGCTGCTGCGCAGGCGTTCATCAATGCCTTGAACCGTCTGGTCGCTGGAATGGAGAAACCGCCGCTTCATCCCCAGAAGGATGTGGTGGTCGCGGAACCCCGGCCGAGCCTCTGA
- a CDS encoding carbohydrate ABC transporter permease yields the protein MSRRVLVSVLQLLVLLLLALLVLVPLLWLVSTSLKGPTEDIFSSPPAFLPSAPSLQAYVRLFQDNPLTTYMFNSTVVSALAVIANLLFCSMAAYPLARMRFAGRGLVLGLVVATILIPFQVVMIPLYLLMVQLGLRNTLVALVIPQAATAFGLYLLRQSFLGVPVELEEAARIDGCSRLGEWWNVMIPAARADLITLAMFVFIGTWSDFLWPLVILDDPSLYTLPLGLQQLSSSFGLDWRIVAAGSVVSILPVLILFVLLQRFILPSASGDAVKG from the coding sequence ATGAGTCGCCGAGTTCTTGTTTCGGTGCTGCAGCTGCTGGTGCTGCTGTTGCTGGCCTTGCTGGTGCTCGTGCCGCTGCTTTGGCTGGTCAGCACTTCTCTGAAGGGACCGACCGAGGACATCTTCAGCAGTCCTCCTGCCTTTCTGCCGTCGGCGCCCAGTCTTCAGGCTTACGTGCGGCTGTTTCAGGACAACCCCCTCACCACCTATATGTTCAACAGCACCGTGGTCAGTGCTCTGGCCGTGATCGCGAATCTTCTGTTCTGCTCGATGGCGGCTTACCCATTGGCCAGGATGCGGTTCGCCGGCCGCGGCCTGGTCCTTGGGCTTGTTGTCGCCACGATCCTGATTCCCTTCCAGGTGGTGATGATCCCCCTGTACCTCCTGATGGTGCAGCTGGGGTTACGCAACACTCTGGTGGCACTGGTGATTCCGCAAGCGGCAACAGCGTTCGGTCTGTATCTCCTTCGTCAGAGCTTCCTTGGTGTTCCCGTTGAACTCGAGGAGGCGGCTCGCATTGATGGCTGCAGCAGGCTGGGTGAATGGTGGAACGTGATGATTCCTGCCGCCCGCGCCGACCTGATCACCCTGGCGATGTTCGTCTTCATCGGCACCTGGAGTGATTTCCTCTGGCCCCTCGTCATACTTGATGATCCCAGTCTCTACACCTTGCCCCTGGGTCTGCAGCAGCTCTCCAGCAGCTTCGGCCTCGACTGGCGGATCGTGGCAGCTGGATCTGTCGTCTCGATTCTCCCCGTGCTCATCCTGTTCGTGTTGCTACAGCGCTTCATTCTTCCCAGCGCCAGTGGTGATGCCGTGAAGGGCTGA
- a CDS encoding Nif11-like leader peptide family natural product precursor, whose product MIVSLQDLDRLMALRQQDPALAARLRQPLDLEAFLALASEFGCSVTEADVFAAQQREDSQRSAEELQRQQADESRRLRTFIQG is encoded by the coding sequence ATGATTGTGTCGCTTCAGGATCTCGACCGTCTGATGGCCTTGCGTCAGCAGGATCCAGCCTTGGCTGCCCGTCTGCGTCAGCCACTTGATCTCGAGGCATTTCTGGCGCTGGCGTCTGAATTCGGTTGCTCCGTGACCGAAGCCGATGTCTTTGCAGCTCAGCAGCGGGAAGACTCGCAGCGCTCCGCCGAGGAACTGCAACGCCAGCAGGCCGATGAGTCTCGCCGCTTGCGAACGTTCATCCAGGGATAG
- a CDS encoding MTH1187 family thiamine-binding protein, with translation MTWVSIDLCVVPIGVGVSLSPFIAACQRQIAQSGLKSQLGPNGTAIEGPWDEVMACVHACHQELHRMGAPRIYTTLKINTRTDREQSFEDKVNAVERCLKV, from the coding sequence ATGACGTGGGTCAGCATTGATCTCTGTGTCGTTCCGATCGGCGTCGGCGTCTCGTTGTCTCCGTTCATCGCGGCATGTCAACGGCAGATCGCTCAATCTGGACTCAAGTCTCAGTTGGGCCCGAACGGCACGGCCATTGAAGGCCCCTGGGATGAGGTGATGGCCTGCGTCCATGCCTGCCATCAGGAACTGCATCGAATGGGGGCGCCAAGGATCTACACAACGCTGAAGATCAACACACGCACCGATCGTGAACAGTCTTTCGAGGACAAGGTGAACGCGGTGGAACGCTGTCTCAAGGTCTGA